In the genome of Paenibacillus sp. GP183, the window TGCTGAAAAGGCGTGTCCGTAAAACCAACTCTATTGTCCCTTTTCTTCCAATGCTCATAAACTTCTTTTGTTATTTCAAACGGCAGCAGCGGCTTAAGTGTCCGTTTGCTATGCACTACAATAAAACGGTCTCCATCTCTTGCGACAACTGCATTCTTATAAATCATGTGCAATTGCTGCTCTTTGGATATTTGAAATACGCTCATATGTTCCCCTCCTCTGATATCAATTATATCGATTGAAGCGAATAAAGCAAATAAATGAACAATAGACACCTAACGTTGCAGGTGCCTTCATGGGATGAAGCTAATCTTCCTTCTTTTCATTATCCCCATCAAAGGTGTGCTGAATCTTATCGACCATTTCTTCCACTGCTTCACTGATTACATCCGTAGGTGCTTTGGATTCTTCAGGAAGAGTCGGAATTGTGTTCGGAGTAGCGTTCTTAAAATATTTATCTTCCTGCATATCTCTGACCTCCTTTTTTTTCTAGAATCATCATGGTCATAAACAGACCCTACTAATCATTTAACCCAATGAACCCAATGTTTAAACATTTGCAAGAAGGAATTCTAAACCTTTGATTGTCATCACTATTGTAAACTGATAATATAACATTGTTAACTAATGTTTACTTTTTATGACGTGAGGGAGAATTACTATGTATTTTTACGATAAATTGAGGGACTTGCGCAAGCTCAAAGGCTTCACGATTCGCGAATTGGCAGATCGTTCGGGTGTTTCGGCTGCTTACATATCACAGCTTGAGAATGGCAATCGCGGGATTCCATCGCCTGAGGTGCTGATGAAATTTTCCGAGGGCCTCAATGTGTCCTACTCAGAGCTGATGGAAATTGCCGGTTATTTGGAGTCGCAGGGAGTGCAGTGTGAAGTACAGAGCAATCCGGTTAACCTGCGAAGATTTCTCCGCGAAAATAATTTGATGTTCGACGGAATTGTGCTGACCGACGATGACAAGGAATGGGTAGAGCGCATGCTCACCACTTTATTCTGGAAGGAAAGGCACAAACAAGAGGAAGCCTAGGTGATAAGCTCACAAGGGCTTCTTTTTTTGTCAGTGTCTGTTGTCCATGCCGCATCTTTATTTTATGATGGAAGAAGTTAGGTTATCGAAAAAAAGGGCAAAGGCGGGATTATATTATGATCAAGGGAATAACAAGAGCAGGGATCGGCCAGGCTGGAGATTTCGAAAATTTGGTGAAGCTGGCGGCAGAATATGGATTTGGAGCGGTTGATGCAAGCGGAGCTGAGCTGGAAGGTCTTATTGCGAAATTCGGAAAAGAGGGGGCCATTGCTTTTCTAAGCGAGAAGAAGGTTGTCATAGGAACCATGGGATTACCTGTGGAATGGAGACAAACCGAGGAAAAATTTCGCAGTGATTTAAGCCGATTTGCCCTGCATGCGGAAGTAGCATCAGCTCTGGGCTGTAAAACTTGCTGTACCTATGTTCTCCCTTCTACGGATCACAATGCCGCACATTTTATGGTACTAGCGACTCGCAGATTGCGTGTATGTGCCCAGATTCTTGATGCTTATGGCATGAAGCTGGGGGTTGAATTTGTCGGACCGCACCATCTCCGAACTGCATGGAAGCACCCATTTATCTGGGATCTGGACAGCACACTCGACTGGATAGATACGATCGGTCAGCGGAATGTAGGACTCCTCTTCGATGCTTATCATTGGTATACGAATGAACATACTATTGAAGATATTTTAAAGCTTTCGGCAGCGGAGATTGTCCACGTTCACATCAATGATGCACGGGATATTCCCGTTTCCGAGGTTTTGGATAATGATCGCCTTTTCCCCGGTGAAGGCGTCATTGATCTTGGCGGTTTTCTTCGCGCCCTGAAGCAAATCGGCTATAAGGGTGTGGTCGCCCAAGAAATTTTAACGAATAATCCGCCTTCTGATTCCGTAGAAAAACTGCTCGAGCGCTCAAAAAATGCTTTTGATCGCGTTTACCGTTCAGCAGGACTGGAGTAACCCTATAAAGGAGTTTGGTCATCACTGTGAAGCTGCCCGCAGATTACATTGAGCGCATGCGCTTACTTTTAGGTGAAGATTCGGAGAAATTTCTTTCAAGCTATGAAGCTGCAAGAACACATGGGCTTAGATTCAACATGGGGAAAATAAATGCGGGTTGTTCAGCAGCTGAAGAAATCATTGAACAGTTTGGTTTGGAGCCTATTCCATGGTGTGAACCCGGCTATTATTATGACGAAAGCGCTCGTCCCGGCAAACACCCCTATCATGCTGCAGGACTTTACTATATTCAAGAACCGTCAGCGATGTCAGTCGTTGAACTGCTTGATCCTAAACCTGGAGATGTTGTTCTTGACCTCGCTGCCGCTCCTGGAGGCAAATCCACTCATATCGCCGACAAGCTTCAGGGGGAAGGCTTATTAATTGCCAATGAAATCCATCTGGCCCGAGCGAAAATTTTATCGGAAAATATCGAACGCATGGGCATCGCCAATTGTGTAGTTATGAATGCTTCACCTGACCGGCTTGCGGAACGATTTCCAGGCTTTTTTGACAAAATCATGCTGGATGCGCCATGCTCCGGTGAAGGCATGATTCGTAAAGATCCGAACGCGGCGGCGGAATGGTCAGTGGATCTTGTGAGGAAGTGCGCTACTAGGCAAATGGATATTTTACCGGATGCTGTCCGCATGTTGAAGCCCGGGGGTATCCTGGCCTATTCAACATGCACCTTCAATCGCGAGGAAAACGAAGACACCATTCAAGCTTTGATAGAGCGATTTCCAGAGCTGGAGTTGCTTCAGACCGAGCGAATCTGGCCTCATTTGCATAAAGGTGAAGGACATTTCGCTGCCATATTAAAGAAAAATGCTGAGTATACAGAGGATTTGCGCGAGAAAATTAAACCGGGCCAGAAATCGGATAAAACAAATAAACTTATGTCGGAAGCCATAAGCCTGTTCGAAGATTTTCAAAAGCAAGTCCTTCCCGGTTTCCGGCTTGGACCTGGTGAGCCGCTTTTATTTGGCAATCAACTTTATCATTTGCCGTATGCCGCGGGCTGTTCATTTGGAGATCAGACCTTGCAAAGCCTCAAGGTGGTGCGACCGGGACTACATCTGGGTGAAGTGAAGAAAACCCGATTTATACCGGCACATTCACTGGCTTTGGCAGTAAATAAGAGATCGGCGAAACCATCTCACACCTACTCCCTTGCTGCCGATTCCAGAGAAATCTTGGCCTACTTACACGGTGAAGCCTTGATTACCAAGAGGTCTGTCCAAGGGTGGGTTATCGTCCTTATCGAAGATCACCCTGTAGGCTGGGGCAAAGAAAGTGAAGGTCAACTCAAAAACCATTACCCCAAAGGACTGCGTTGGCTTTTTTGAGATCCCTTCAATCGGCCGTGAATATCCTGCATCCGTTCGTTCTCACTGCGTAAATCCACTTCAATCATGGCCGTCAATCGCTCGATTTGATCAACCACCGAATCCGGGAGTTCTACCTCCTCCAAGGATTTTACAATATACAATAAACATTGCAGGGTCTCATCCATGAGGCCTCTTTTTTTGCCCTCAATCACCACTTCAGACAAAAAAATGAGATGATTCAACTCTTTCTGCGTAAATTTCACTTGTTCGTTCATCCCCTTTCCCCAATTATCCAACATTTTCTTGGTATAGGAAAGAAATTTTATTGTAAAAAATCGAAAGAAGGCAAGAACTCCTAATGGTGAGAGTTCATGCCTTCTTTGTGGGGGGATTCGAACTTATTTGTCAGTGAAGCTGCTCTGTTTCAAACAAGATCTCATCAATGAGCTGATTCTGATGCAGCATCGACAAGTTTACTGAATCGAATTCCTTTTCTTTGTCCAACTCCTCAAGAAGTAGTGCAGCTATGAGCTCTCGATCATCCGAGCTTCCCGGCTCCCTGAAATCGATAAATCCCGTGATTTGGCGCTGGCTGATATCCATGGTTGCCGTTCCCATCGGGAGTCTGCCTTCGGATGGCTTATAAATTTCATAGGTCAGAGCGTCATCGTCATCCCTGGCCAGAACGATGGTATAGTCACTGTGATCCGCCTTTCCTTCGGCATGGGGAACATCCATCTCTGCCTCATAAAGGTCATTGTGCAGTAAATCAAAAGTCTCTATCACTTGTCCGTCAAAAGTCATAGTCAAAAAGTAAGAATCAATCTCATCTTCGTTAAAATCCGCAACAATCAGCTCCGCAGCTTGCTCCATTTCCTCATCCAGCGGATAAGATTTCCATTCGACCTTACCGGTCACATCCGTTCCAACCATATGAATGTCAGCTTCTGCGACTAACTCCATCTCCGGATCGAAGATGTGATATTCAATTGCATTTCTTTTTTCGGAAATAGTGACTAATTCATATCCTAAATCATGCTCATTCTCCTCAGGTTCCAAATCCGCATATAGGGAGTCTTCTTCTTTCCCATCCGGAGACGCTTCTATGGCGGCTTGTTCATCCGTTACAATCAAAAGTTCATAGGGGCTGTAAGTCACGAAGACTTCACAAGTTTTCACTTGCAAAGCGCTGACCAGCAGCTGCACATAATTTTGTAAAAAAGCGATCGTTTCACGTTTAGCAGATTCTGACAGCGAGTGCTCTTCCAATTGGATGGAGCCGCTTAATCGATCCGATTCTCTGTACACCAAGGTTAACGTACCGACAAATTCATTATCAAGCACAATATCACAAACTTCACCGCCTGCCGTTTTCAGATCAGGTCTTAGCATCAAACCGGTCATCCGTCAATCGCCTCCTTGGCATATAATTCAAGTGGTAGAATGTCCAAAATTCGCCCAAATTATTAACCCTTGAGGCTAATATCCATACGGCTATTCATCTAGGAACATAATTTGTAGGAACCCGACAAATGCTTCACATTGTCGGAATCAAACCGCCAAGGGGAGGGATTCCATTGTCTGCGTGCTGTTCGTTTTATTAGTTATCATTACGCGTTCTATATTTGTGTATTAGCTCATTACACCCAAGACTAAGGGAAATTATACGAAGGGATGTCCTCGGACATCCCCTTTCTCATATGTATTACCTGACTCGATGCACCCCGAAGGATTGATTCACATTTCCGATGATATTTATCGGGATATTCTCTGTTTTCACGGTCCCGTTTGTATATCGAATTTCAAAATGAATCGTTTGGAGGCCTTCGGGCAACCCGTCTGTCATGGATTGAAGCACCGGATCAAACAATTCTCCATGAAACAGATTGGGATCGCTTGTAGACTGCAATATTTCAGTTATGAATATGTCATTGCCAGCTAATCCAGTTGTATCTATCCAAGTTTTTGCTTCCGCTACAGGAGCTAAAGCGCTTCGCGTTTCAACGATAAAGATTTCACCGGAGTAAAAATCTCTGGGTCTGAGTGTAGTCTGGTGACCTTTGTTTTGATGATGCTCTAACCATTGTTGCGTATAGGCAACTTCAGATTGGATCGTCAATGGCAGCACAGTGACTGTTTTCGTTATACTAGCCGTGGCTTTTCCATCAGATACATCCAAGGTGACAACATAATTGCCTGCCATATTTAACAATTGGCTAAATTGGCTTTGAACAATCCCAAATGTGGACTGATCCGGTCGATGAACAATCCAGGAAAAAGTCAATGCATCCCCATCCGGATCCGTGGATTTATTGACAAAAGAAGCTGTATCCCCTTCATATAGGGGCTTAGGACTCCAATCAAAATCCGCAATAGGCGCCCGATTCAGGTACATCCAGGTTTGAGCCGAATAGCTGGACCAAACATATCCATCATAGACTCTTACCCAGACTCTTAGCTTCTGTCCTGAAGGAAGGTTGCTCGTGACTGTCCAGCTGCCAGTACCTGTTGATGTGTTCTGAGCTACTTGTCCGGAATCCAAAATCATGAGATTATTCGCTTCATTAGTAATCTGGATGTGAAAGGCTTTGAATATCGTCCCAGCATCCAGATCGGTTTGACTCCATTGCAGCGTCGGACGAAGCGAGTTAAAGATGGTCGGAGCTACTTGTGTACCAATTGGTATGGTCATCGTGGCCGTTGGCGGCCGGTTCGTGATTAGCCATCCGATGTTGGACCAATTGGATTGCATAGTTTTATCTGAAACTCTGACTTTGACTTGATACAAAGTGCCTGGATTAAGATCCATCGTCACGGTCCAACTTGCGCTGCTATTAGGCGCTGCATTCTGCGACATTGCCCCGCTGCTAATCACAAGGTTGCCGATTGAATCCGAAATCTGCACCTCATAGCCGGTTAGATTGTACCCGTTCGGATCGAACTGATTCCAGGTGATCGTCGGCCTCATAGTTCCTATCATTGTCGGATTCGCCTGTGTTCCTGTTGGGAACGTCAACGTTGATGTCGGCTTTTGGAGCGGTGGGCCTTGTCCCAATGTTACCGGATAGTAAGCCGGATTAGACTTCGCTCCGTATTCATCGATAGACTGTACGTAGAACGTGTATGTCCCCGGTATCGGTGGCGATCCGAGCTTGTCGCTCACATTAGTTCCATTCGGATCTACATAGCCCCAAATCCGAGAAATAACGCCGTGATTCTGACAGTAATTATAACCTGTTGTATCGGGTGGCGAACAATTTCCGTTACTCGAATCATAGCGATCCGGATCATAATCGTTGATGTTATGATTGAGCGTTCCGTCTTTATTTTGCGTCACCGAGTAGGAAATAACGATTGGCCTCCGGTGAACTATTATCGTACTTTTGAATGGATTCGACCATTTTCGGTAATTATCGAACAGCACGCTCGGCCAGCGGTAGAAAGGATTAGGATCATCCTCTGCTCTCAAAGTGATGTTGTAAACACCAACCTTATCAAGCTTTGTCTGTGGGGTTGTCAAATCAGTATTGTTGTAAATCGAATAGCCACCATTGTTCAAGAATTTGGGGGTGTGCGCTATGTGCCATTGGAAGGTTCCAGCCATCGGGTCATTTTCAGGGTCAGTAAAGGTAAGTCCGTTATATTGTACGCTTGCTCCTGCTGCTGGATCATCCAAGATAGCGTACCCTGTCAGCCATTGATTGCTGGACACATTTATCTGACTACTCATGCCAGTGAAACTTACGAAAGATTTAACTGTAAATGGTCCAATCTTACCTTTCGTAAATGTGCTGTCTTGAACTCCGATGAAAATTGGAACACCGTCCATGTAAACGTTGAACATATCCCCGCTCATCGTGATTTTGAAACCGTACTCGGTGTTATCGTAAAACGGCCAAGTAATACTTTTAATTACCAATCTAGCTCCACCCACGTACTTGCTAAGGAAAAGCGTCGTTCCATCCGTCTCTACCGCGTAACGATTCTTCGGATCAACCATTCGGAAGCTAAAACCTGCAAAACTGGTATCCTCGGTCGCGTGACGCATGTTCATTTTGAATAGGATGTCTGTGTTATCGTAGTCGGTTGGCGAAACGAATTGCCCGAGCTTAAAGCCCTTGTAAGCAACCGTGTTGTTCACCGTGCCAACATCGAGGAACATCCACTTGTCATATGTCGGATAGCCTTGAGAATAGCCCATTCCGCTACTAGCGGTAGCACCACTGTAGACGGAAAGGAACATGCCATCGCCAACATATTGACCAAAATTAATGTTAGTTGCCGTTTGCTCATTGTAGTTATAATTACTAAAATTCTTATATACCTTTTGTGAAGAATGCCAATTGAACATATCACACGTTCCACTTGCACTTACCGAACACCAACCGCCAGCCGTTGAGCCGTCAGCGTTGATGTGGAAAGGGCTATAAGCGAAGTTTTTTGACCATTCTTGAATTTTAGGGCCGCCCCACTTCGCCCCGGTGTTTAGATCGACTGTCTCATAAAATTCGTTTAAGCCTGTATAGTAGCTGCCGTTTATATAATAAGTCTGGAACGTACGGGTATATGCTACCCCGGCAGTCGAGTTGATTACGAGTATCGGATCGTTTTCTTCGGGTTCATTGTATGGACCGAGTGATCCATACGAAATCTTGTCGCCAGCCATTCTCCCTAAATTGGTATAACCATTAAAATCAGCGTTAATTTTGATCAGATAGTTACCAGTCGGAGATTCCGGGTTGTCATACTGATTAAGTGAATAGTAACTGCCAGAATGATTCACCGTGCCTGTACACGCTAACGATGCATAAGTGTACATATTCCCTTTGTCGTCCTTCCAAAACTTCGTTGTACCGTTTTGCGTAGGGGACCATCCGCAGTTGTACCATTCGGCAGGATCAGTCATTTGTTGCCCGTAGTAGTTCTTCCATTTCCGAGAATAGGTGCCTCCCTGCCCCGGAATGTCTAAACTTCCCGTTTTCACAAGCGTACCCGTACGATCATATTCCGCATACTTAATTGACGGGGCCTTGTTTTGCACGACAATTAAATGATCATTTTGAGTGAAAAATTTGAAACCAGCATAAGAATCATACGTCAATGCTGTGTCAGTTCGATTGAGCATGTCAGTCCTGCCGATCAAGGCTCCCGTGTACGCATCATATGTCCATACACCAAGAGAAGTCTTTTCCGATCCGCAACCTGAACTGGTTTGAGGGTTATCATTACTATCAGTGTAATTGTACGTGAAGCAATAATCCGGTATTAAATAGTTGTACAAGACGTAGATCACGTCACCTGCAACCTCTTGCCCTATCGCTGCACTACCAGTTGTCATAGCCGCTTTGGTCGATGACGCCTCATTGTACCGTTTATTCCAGTAATATCTTCCAGCATAGTAGTCCGCATTTGTATAATACGGAACGATCTTGTCCGGAGCTGCTGGTAAGTCAGGCATTTTATAGCTATATCCATAGCCATTGTAATAGCTATCACCAAGTTTAATAGCAAAATCATAAGGATTTACACCATTGCTCCATTTATGTTCCATGATACCGGTACAGTATCCATATTGTGAACATGTGGTTTTATCGGGCGCAGCGTAAGTTGGGACACGGCTTTTGTTATAAGCCCATAGATAGTTGGAAGAATCAAAGTACAGGTACTTCTTATTCGTCCGGAACATACTCCCGAATTGAGTAGGCTGCAGCTTATCATAAGCTGCTGTCGGATTGGTGACAGGATTACCATTGATGTCTACCGGAATCAGGATTGGCTGAGATCGGGTTGAGTCTTGGCTTGCCATCGCTTTATACGGCGTAATGTTATCTGGACCATGACCCGCATCTCCGATTGCTCCTAAAAATGCGTAACTCTGCGAAGGATTCCCCGGCCCGCCCCAATGAACCTTTGAGAAGGTTTCTTGCTGCTCCATCCCTTTCCCTAGCCCAGCTACAATTTTATTACCTTCTAAGCTCCAATTTGACTTAGACACCGCTTGAAGGCTATTAACGTCGTATAGATTCCATTTGTCTAGGATGGTACTTGCACCCATGATGATAGGAGGATTAATTCCAGGTTGGTTATTTTCACCTTCTATCGTAAAGGAAACTGTCGGCGCATTGTTTATAACATCGTACGTTAGCTCCGTTAAGGGTTGTGTAGTAGAAGCATAAGCTTGTTTTCCATAATCTTCAGTCACAAGAACATCAAACATATATTTCCCTACAAGGTTTCCCTTAAAAACTAACTTATTGTTATCATAGGAAATTACTTTTACGTCCATTGCACTTATGTTTACCCAAGGATCATCGCTGAAGCCATTATTATTGCTGTCGTACTTATATCGCCATTTAACAGATACAATTTGATCGTTATCCGGGGAGTACGATAGGTTCTTAATCGTTACATTCTGTCCACGAATACCGAGTGGCGGCACTTGTAGCTTGCCAACAGGCGGAAAATCTGGAGTAACTGTTATGCTGCATGAAGAAGCCTGGGAAACGAAGGCACCCGTTTCTGGATTAGTATAATCACTCACTAATCCAGTATTATCGTAAACTCGGTTAAGCGTTACAGTAGTCGAAATGTTGGACAATGTTCCGTTGTAGTAAGAACCTAACTTATTGGTCCACTCATCTCTAGTATGATCGATAGCGGAACCTCTAGGGGAATAACTCTTATCCGCATTAATATCGGTCGCACCCAAAGGTCTGTACTCTTTAACAAGTGCAGGACAACTTACAATTGGAACCGGATTAGGCATGACAACATCGATTGTAGCTGTAAGACTTGAACTAGCACCAAACTGGTCAGCTGCAACAGCTTTTACTGTGTGACTGCCTAACTTTGTCGCTTTAAGATTTTGGAATGCTTCATTGTGCACATCTAATCCGTAATTGCTCGGCAGTCCTTTGACCCAAGTGCTATTACTGGCGTCAAACTGCCATGTGTAATAAATGGAATCACCATCAGGGTCATATGGAGTCTTAGGAGTAACGGTGTTATCATGTATGACTCGCAAGTTGAGATAATCGTTCAGAACGGCTTGATAAATGGGTACATATCCTTGCGCGTCACCCTGATGAAACCAACCTATATCGAATACTGGAGGCCGGTCGTTAATTGGAGCAGATACGTCTAAATTGTGGGATGTTATAAAATTCGTCGATGCACAATCAGCAACAACATTTATGTAAATAGTGTTGCTGCCTACCGCTAAGTTAGTAGGGTAGTTAGCATAACTGAACACACTGTCTGCCGTTCGACTCGTCACGAGCGGTGAATCCCAGAAATACCCACTTGCAGAAAACCTATACTGATGATACTTATATGTACAACCAGCCGGAATACTAAATGGTAGAGGGTGTAGCGTAAAAGAATCCCGGAATTTAATAGCCGAAGGATTAACAGTAAAATCGCCTGTTATAACGATCGGCGGCGTTGGGGTTGGTGTTGATGTTGGTGAGGTAACTGGGTCATAGTAAACATCAATAGTTGGAAAAGGTCCGGTGTATTTATAGGTTATTCCTTTCCACGCAATATCCACCGCCATAAAGTACTTACGACCTTCAGCATTCCCAACTAACCCAGGCGTTCCCATGGCAACATTTCCAATAATTGAATACCCAAAAGGTGAGCCAGTCTGGTATACCTGATTATTGAAAACCATTGACACAGCTACGAATTGTTTGCTGTTTATAGTGCCTGACTGTATTACTTGGCAAGTTGGCTGAGTTAAAATGTCAGAGCATTTGGTAGCTACAGGATCTAAGTCTATCCCCGATATGGCTGAGGATGGTACAATAGTGCCAGAAGCATCTTTAAAGCTATTAGCATCCGGTACTATTGAATGATCGTCTGCAACACCACCATTATTACTAGGCTCGTACAAAGCACCACCCGATCCTCCTGTAGATGCAAATGTTGGCATCGAAGCATTTGTGCCACTAGTGACATCATACGCAACACTCGGAAACGGTCCAGGACAATCAGATACCCCACCTGAAATACAACCCCCAGAAAATTCATACTTATGGCCAGTATCCTGAGTATTCCATTTGTCGCCTGCACTATTACGCCAAATAACATGCAGAAATGGATGTTTGTTTTCTGTGTAGCTAACAGGTGTGGGC includes:
- a CDS encoding helix-turn-helix transcriptional regulator, translating into MYFYDKLRDLRKLKGFTIRELADRSGVSAAYISQLENGNRGIPSPEVLMKFSEGLNVSYSELMEIAGYLESQGVQCEVQSNPVNLRRFLRENNLMFDGIVLTDDDKEWVERMLTTLFWKERHKQEEA
- a CDS encoding sugar phosphate isomerase/epimerase family protein — encoded protein: MIKGITRAGIGQAGDFENLVKLAAEYGFGAVDASGAELEGLIAKFGKEGAIAFLSEKKVVIGTMGLPVEWRQTEEKFRSDLSRFALHAEVASALGCKTCCTYVLPSTDHNAAHFMVLATRRLRVCAQILDAYGMKLGVEFVGPHHLRTAWKHPFIWDLDSTLDWIDTIGQRNVGLLFDAYHWYTNEHTIEDILKLSAAEIVHVHINDARDIPVSEVLDNDRLFPGEGVIDLGGFLRALKQIGYKGVVAQEILTNNPPSDSVEKLLERSKNAFDRVYRSAGLE
- a CDS encoding RsmB/NOP family class I SAM-dependent RNA methyltransferase translates to MKLPADYIERMRLLLGEDSEKFLSSYEAARTHGLRFNMGKINAGCSAAEEIIEQFGLEPIPWCEPGYYYDESARPGKHPYHAAGLYYIQEPSAMSVVELLDPKPGDVVLDLAAAPGGKSTHIADKLQGEGLLIANEIHLARAKILSENIERMGIANCVVMNASPDRLAERFPGFFDKIMLDAPCSGEGMIRKDPNAAAEWSVDLVRKCATRQMDILPDAVRMLKPGGILAYSTCTFNREENEDTIQALIERFPELELLQTERIWPHLHKGEGHFAAILKKNAEYTEDLREKIKPGQKSDKTNKLMSEAISLFEDFQKQVLPGFRLGPGEPLLFGNQLYHLPYAAGCSFGDQTLQSLKVVRPGLHLGEVKKTRFIPAHSLALAVNKRSAKPSHTYSLAADSREILAYLHGEALITKRSVQGWVIVLIEDHPVGWGKESEGQLKNHYPKGLRWLF
- a CDS encoding fibronectin type III domain-containing protein, encoding MYEPSNNGGVADDHSIVPDANSFKDASGTIVPSSAISGIDLDPVATKCSDILTQPTCQVIQSGTINSKQFVAVSMVFNNQVYQTGSPFGYSIIGNVAMGTPGLVGNAEGRKYFMAVDIAWKGITYKYTGPFPTIDVYYDPVTSPTSTPTPTPPIVITGDFTVNPSAIKFRDSFTLHPLPFSIPAGCTYKYHQYRFSASGYFWDSPLVTSRTADSVFSYANYPTNLAVGSNTIYINVVADCASTNFITSHNLDVSAPINDRPPVFDIGWFHQGDAQGYVPIYQAVLNDYLNLRVIHDNTVTPKTPYDPDGDSIYYTWQFDASNSTWVKGLPSNYGLDVHNEAFQNLKATKLGSHTVKAVAADQFGASSSLTATIDVVMPNPVPIVSCPALVKEYRPLGATDINADKSYSPRGSAIDHTRDEWTNKLGSYYNGTLSNISTTVTLNRVYDNTGLVSDYTNPETGAFVSQASSCSITVTPDFPPVGKLQVPPLGIRGQNVTIKNLSYSPDNDQIVSVKWRYKYDSNNNGFSDDPWVNISAMDVKVISYDNNKLVFKGNLVGKYMFDVLVTEDYGKQAYASTTQPLTELTYDVINNAPTVSFTIEGENNQPGINPPIIMGASTILDKWNLYDVNSLQAVSKSNWSLEGNKIVAGLGKGMEQQETFSKVHWGGPGNPSQSYAFLGAIGDAGHGPDNITPYKAMASQDSTRSQPILIPVDINGNPVTNPTAAYDKLQPTQFGSMFRTNKKYLYFDSSNYLWAYNKSRVPTYAAPDKTTCSQYGYCTGIMEHKWSNGVNPYDFAIKLGDSYYNGYGYSYKMPDLPAAPDKIVPYYTNADYYAGRYYWNKRYNEASSTKAAMTTGSAAIGQEVAGDVIYVLYNYLIPDYCFTYNYTDSNDNPQTSSGCGSEKTSLGVWTYDAYTGALIGRTDMLNRTDTALTYDSYAGFKFFTQNDHLIVVQNKAPSIKYAEYDRTGTLVKTGSLDIPGQGGTYSRKWKNYYGQQMTDPAEWYNCGWSPTQNGTTKFWKDDKGNMYTYASLACTGTVNHSGSYYSLNQYDNPESPTGNYLIKINADFNGYTNLGRMAGDKISYGSLGPYNEPEENDPILVINSTAGVAYTRTFQTYYINGSYYTGLNEFYETVDLNTGAKWGGPKIQEWSKNFAYSPFHINADGSTAGGWCSVSASGTCDMFNWHSSQKVYKNFSNYNYNEQTATNINFGQYVGDGMFLSVYSGATASSGMGYSQGYPTYDKWMFLDVGTVNNTVAYKGFKLGQFVSPTDYDNTDILFKMNMRHATEDTSFAGFSFRMVDPKNRYAVETDGTTLFLSKYVGGARLVIKSITWPFYDNTEYGFKITMSGDMFNVYMDGVPIFIGVQDSTFTKGKIGPFTVKSFVSFTGMSSQINVSSNQWLTGYAILDDPAAGASVQYNGLTFTDPENDPMAGTFQWHIAHTPKFLNNGGYSIYNNTDLTTPQTKLDKVGVYNITLRAEDDPNPFYRWPSVLFDNYRKWSNPFKSTIIVHRRPIVISYSVTQNKDGTLNHNINDYDPDRYDSSNGNCSPPDTTGYNYCQNHGVISRIWGYVDPNGTNVSDKLGSPPIPGTYTFYVQSIDEYGAKSNPAYYPVTLGQGPPLQKPTSTLTFPTGTQANPTMIGTMRPTITWNQFDPNGYNLTGYEVQISDSIGNLVISSGAMSQNAAPNSSASWTVTMDLNPGTLYQVKVRVSDKTMQSNWSNIGWLITNRPPTATMTIPIGTQVAPTIFNSLRPTLQWSQTDLDAGTIFKAFHIQITNEANNLMILDSGQVAQNTSTGTGSWTVTSNLPSGQKLRVWVRVYDGYVWSSYSAQTWMYLNRAPIADFDWSPKPLYEGDTASFVNKSTDPDGDALTFSWIVHRPDQSTFGIVQSQFSQLLNMAGNYVVTLDVSDGKATASITKTVTVLPLTIQSEVAYTQQWLEHHQNKGHQTTLRPRDFYSGEIFIVETRSALAPVAEAKTWIDTTGLAGNDIFITEILQSTSDPNLFHGELFDPVLQSMTDGLPEGLQTIHFEIRYTNGTVKTENIPINIIGNVNQSFGVHRVR